From the genome of Hymenobacter cellulosilyticus, one region includes:
- a CDS encoding RNA polymerase sigma factor, translated as MTSAPVSSDFLAVLNANQGILHRMCRLYCQDADDRQDLYQEIVLQLWRAFPRYEPTAKISTWLYRIALNVAISNLRQRTRRPAPERWGDAPPEVALPPDAGPDADDLAQLYRAIERLSDVEKAFVLLYLEERTYEEMADILGITQNNVRVKMHRVQDKLRQLLTQPA; from the coding sequence GTGACCTCCGCCCCCGTTAGCTCCGATTTCCTTGCCGTGCTCAATGCCAACCAGGGCATTCTGCACCGCATGTGCCGGCTCTACTGCCAGGATGCCGACGACCGGCAGGACTTGTACCAGGAAATTGTGCTGCAGCTCTGGCGGGCGTTTCCGCGCTACGAGCCCACGGCCAAAATCAGCACCTGGCTGTACCGCATTGCCCTGAACGTGGCCATCAGCAACCTGCGGCAGCGCACCCGCCGGCCCGCGCCCGAACGCTGGGGCGATGCTCCCCCGGAAGTGGCTCTGCCGCCCGACGCCGGTCCCGATGCCGACGACCTGGCCCAGCTCTACCGGGCCATCGAGCGGCTATCCGACGTGGAAAAGGCCTTTGTGCTGCTGTATCTGGAAGAACGCACCTACGAGGAAATGGCCGACATCCTGGGTATTACCCAAAACAACGTGCGTGTGAAGATGCACCGCGTGCAAGACAAGCTTCGCCAATTGCTAACTCAACCCGCCTAA
- the obgE gene encoding GTPase ObgE has product MASNNFIDYVKINCRSGKGGAGSGHFFRAKGLPNGGPDGGDGGRGGHIILEGNSQLWTLLHLQYQKHLIAKPGEGGGENLRTGAQGDDIIIQVPLGTIARDAETGEKKLEITEHGQRLILTPGGRGGLGNDHFKSSTNQAPTYFQPGEPGIDEWVILELKLLADVGLVGFPNAGKSTLLSVVSAARPKIADYAFTTLTPNLGVVAYRDYKSFVMADIPGIIEGAAEGKGLGTRFLRHIERNSILLFMISVDSKDIAEEYQILLSELEQFNPELLDKKRLLAITKSDLIDDELEAEIRETLPTELPTVFISSLANKNIMQLKDMIWQALHAKE; this is encoded by the coding sequence GTGGCCTCCAATAACTTCATCGACTACGTCAAAATCAATTGCCGCTCCGGAAAGGGTGGGGCTGGCTCCGGCCACTTCTTCCGGGCTAAAGGCTTGCCTAACGGCGGCCCCGACGGTGGCGACGGTGGCCGTGGCGGCCACATCATTCTGGAAGGCAACTCCCAGCTCTGGACCCTGCTGCACCTGCAGTACCAGAAGCACCTGATTGCCAAGCCCGGCGAGGGCGGCGGCGAAAACCTGCGCACCGGTGCTCAAGGCGACGATATTATCATCCAGGTACCGCTCGGTACTATTGCCCGCGACGCCGAAACGGGGGAGAAGAAGCTCGAAATTACCGAGCACGGCCAGCGTCTGATCCTGACGCCCGGCGGCCGCGGCGGCCTGGGTAACGACCACTTCAAGTCCTCCACCAACCAGGCGCCCACCTACTTCCAGCCCGGCGAACCCGGCATCGACGAGTGGGTGATTCTGGAGCTTAAGCTGCTGGCCGACGTGGGCCTCGTCGGCTTCCCCAACGCGGGCAAAAGCACGTTGCTGTCGGTCGTTTCGGCGGCTCGCCCCAAGATTGCTGACTACGCCTTTACCACCCTGACGCCCAACCTGGGCGTGGTGGCTTACCGCGACTACAAGTCGTTCGTAATGGCCGATATTCCCGGTATTATCGAAGGGGCGGCCGAAGGCAAGGGCCTGGGCACGCGCTTTTTGCGCCACATCGAGCGCAACTCGATTCTGCTCTTCATGATTTCCGTTGACAGCAAGGACATTGCCGAGGAATATCAGATCCTGCTCAGTGAGCTGGAGCAGTTCAACCCTGAGCTGCTGGACAAAAAGCGTCTGCTGGCCATCACCAAGTCCGACTTGATTGACGACGAGCTGGAAGCCGAAATCCGCGAGACGCTCCCCACCGAGTTACCGACCGTGTTCATCTCCAGCCTGGCGAATAAGAACATCATGCAGCTCAAGGACATGATCTGGCAGGCATTGCATGCCAAAGAGTAG
- a CDS encoding nucleotide exchange factor GrpE, whose protein sequence is MAEDTTLPQDDNLSVDPDNAAGELQEEVNALDATETEGADGGAPKAEASRTDAELAELKDKYLRLAAEFDNYKRRTAKERQDLFKTASQELMVALLPVLDDFDRARHHTKDTEDASAVRESIEIISTKLQKTLQQKGLTPMETKGGAFDADLHEAITQIPAPSEDLKGKVVDEVEKGYYLGDKVIRHAKVVLGS, encoded by the coding sequence ATGGCTGAAGATACCACCCTGCCCCAGGACGACAATCTGTCTGTTGACCCCGACAACGCGGCGGGCGAATTGCAAGAGGAAGTAAACGCCCTCGACGCTACCGAAACCGAAGGTGCCGACGGCGGTGCTCCCAAAGCTGAAGCGTCCAGGACCGACGCCGAGCTGGCCGAGCTGAAAGATAAGTACCTGCGCCTGGCTGCCGAGTTTGATAACTACAAGCGCCGCACCGCCAAAGAGCGCCAGGACCTGTTCAAAACGGCCAGCCAGGAGCTCATGGTGGCTTTGCTGCCCGTGCTCGACGATTTTGACCGGGCCCGCCACCATACCAAGGACACTGAGGATGCTTCTGCCGTGCGCGAAAGCATTGAGATTATTTCCACCAAGCTCCAGAAAACCCTGCAGCAGAAAGGCCTGACCCCGATGGAAACCAAGGGCGGCGCCTTTGATGCCGACCTGCACGAGGCCATTACCCAGATTCCGGCTCCTTCCGAGGACCTGAAAGGCAAGGTAGTGGACGAGGTAGAAAAAGGGTATTACCTGGGCGACAAGGTAATCCGGCACGCCAAAGTAGTGCTGGGTAGCTAA
- a CDS encoding adenylate kinase yields the protein MLNIVLFGPPGAGKGTQSQKLIARYNLVHLSTGDLLRSQIAQGTELGLRAKKLMDEGLLVPDEVVIGMIESQLASNTEAAGFIFDGFPRTVPQAQSLDALTQRYDTGVNCMIALEVAEEELVKRLLERGKTSGRPDDQDETKIRKRVTVYNNETAQVASYYAQQNKFHGLNGIGAIEDIFGQICEIVDQHLPAAPVADSQAAADEVKA from the coding sequence ATGCTCAATATCGTACTCTTCGGCCCGCCCGGCGCCGGCAAAGGAACGCAAAGCCAGAAGCTGATTGCCCGTTACAACCTCGTGCATCTCTCCACCGGCGACCTGCTCCGCTCCCAGATTGCGCAAGGCACCGAACTTGGTCTGCGGGCCAAAAAGCTCATGGATGAAGGCCTGCTCGTGCCCGACGAAGTGGTTATCGGCATGATTGAAAGCCAACTGGCCAGCAACACTGAGGCCGCCGGCTTTATCTTCGACGGCTTTCCCCGCACCGTGCCCCAGGCCCAGAGCCTCGACGCTCTGACTCAGCGCTACGATACAGGCGTGAATTGCATGATTGCCCTGGAAGTAGCCGAGGAAGAGCTGGTAAAGCGCCTGCTGGAGCGCGGCAAGACCAGCGGCCGCCCCGACGACCAGGATGAAACCAAAATCCGCAAGCGCGTGACGGTGTACAACAACGAAACCGCCCAGGTAGCCAGCTACTACGCTCAGCAAAACAAGTTTCACGGCCTCAACGGCATTGGCGCTATCGAGGATATTTTCGGTCAGATCTGCGAAATCGTGGATCAGCACCTGCCCGCCGCGCCCGTGGCCGACAGCCAGGCTGCTGCTGACGAAGTAAAAGCGTAA
- the hpt gene encoding hypoxanthine phosphoribosyltransferase, whose translation MPLSTITLHDKQFAPYLTASQITAAVRELAAKINRDYAGKQPLFVAVLNGSFMFVADLLKEIQLPCEIAFIRVASYEGTNSTGTVREIMGLQEEVAGRDLIILEDIVDTGHTMKALLELLQAKGPASLEVATLFLKPECLQHELALRYIGLSIPNDFIVGYGLDYDGLGRNYPDVYTVV comes from the coding sequence ATGCCATTGTCCACTATCACGCTGCACGACAAGCAGTTTGCCCCGTACCTGACCGCTAGTCAGATCACTGCTGCCGTTCGGGAGCTGGCCGCTAAAATCAACCGCGACTATGCCGGCAAGCAGCCGCTGTTTGTGGCCGTGCTCAACGGCTCCTTCATGTTTGTGGCCGATTTGCTCAAGGAAATCCAGCTGCCCTGCGAAATAGCCTTCATCCGAGTGGCCTCCTACGAGGGCACCAACAGCACCGGCACCGTGCGCGAAATCATGGGCCTGCAGGAAGAAGTAGCCGGCCGCGACCTGATTATTCTGGAAGATATTGTGGACACCGGCCACACCATGAAGGCCCTGCTGGAACTGCTCCAGGCTAAGGGCCCCGCTTCCCTGGAAGTGGCTACCCTGTTTCTCAAGCCCGAGTGTCTGCAGCATGAATTGGCCCTGCGCTACATCGGCCTGAGTATTCCCAACGACTTCATCGTGGGCTACGGCCTCGACTACGATGGCCTTGGCCGCAACTACCCCGACGTGTACACCGTGGTATAA
- a CDS encoding sodium-translocating pyrophosphatase — MMSILYVAPALGVLALFYTWLRSGWVTRQDAGDERMRTIAGYIADGAIAFLRAEYKVLALFALIACAFLGYLGTTGEKSSPIIVVAFLIGAVFSALAGYIGMKIATKANVRTAQAARTSLAQALKVSFTGGSVMGMGVAGLAVLGLGSLFIVFYNMFVVSRGGGANGVEMETALEVLTGFSLGAESIALFARVGGGIYTKAADVGADLVGKVEAGIPEDDPRNPATIADNVGDNVGDVAGMGADLFGSYVATILATMVLGREVVAAGDQFNGLSPILLPMVIAGMGILASLVGILLVRVKEGGSVQGALNFGNYVSVVVSAVASFFIIRWMLPPGELVIGRAGSVPFTSMDVFYAVVVGLVVGTLMSIITEYYTAMGKRPVNSIVQQSSTGHATTVIGGLAVGMESTVLPIIVLAAGIVLSFEFAGLYGVAIAAAGMMATTAMQLAIDAFGPIADNAGGIAEMSELPKEVRERTDILDAVGNTTAATGKGFAIASAALTSLALFAAFMGTANISSIDISNARVLAGLFVGAMIPFIFSALAISAVGRAAMAMVQEVRRQFREIPGIMEGTGRPEYEKCVAISTQAAIREMMLPGAIALIVPIIIGFAFGPEVLGGTLAGVTVSGVLMAMFQSNAGGAWDNAKKSFEKGVLVNGKMEYKGSDAHKASVTGDTVGDPFKDTSGPSMNILIKLMSIVSLVIAPHIAAPERGMAPRPVERPALQLEPKVRYAELAPEATQALLVLLRETR, encoded by the coding sequence TCATTGCCTGCGCCTTTCTGGGTTACCTGGGTACCACCGGCGAAAAGTCCAGCCCCATCATCGTCGTGGCCTTTCTAATTGGAGCCGTTTTCTCGGCCTTGGCTGGCTATATCGGGATGAAAATTGCTACCAAGGCCAACGTGCGCACTGCCCAGGCGGCCCGTACCAGTTTGGCGCAGGCGCTGAAGGTGTCGTTTACGGGCGGCTCGGTGATGGGAATGGGCGTAGCGGGCTTGGCCGTGCTGGGCCTGGGGTCCTTGTTTATCGTGTTCTACAACATGTTCGTGGTAAGCCGCGGGGGAGGAGCCAATGGGGTAGAAATGGAAACCGCGCTGGAAGTGCTAACCGGCTTTTCGCTCGGGGCCGAAAGCATTGCCCTGTTTGCCCGCGTAGGCGGCGGTATCTACACCAAAGCCGCCGACGTAGGGGCTGACCTAGTAGGCAAAGTCGAAGCCGGCATTCCGGAAGACGACCCCCGCAACCCCGCCACCATTGCCGACAACGTAGGCGACAACGTGGGCGACGTGGCCGGTATGGGCGCCGACCTGTTCGGCTCCTACGTGGCCACCATTCTGGCTACCATGGTGCTGGGCCGGGAAGTTGTAGCCGCCGGCGACCAATTCAACGGCCTTTCCCCGATTCTGCTGCCCATGGTAATTGCGGGCATGGGCATTCTGGCTTCGCTGGTCGGGATCTTGCTGGTGCGCGTCAAGGAAGGCGGCAGCGTGCAGGGCGCGCTCAACTTCGGCAACTACGTCTCAGTCGTCGTGTCGGCTGTGGCCTCGTTCTTCATCATCCGCTGGATGCTGCCGCCTGGCGAACTGGTTATTGGCCGGGCTGGCTCGGTGCCGTTTACCTCGATGGATGTGTTTTACGCCGTTGTCGTGGGGCTTGTGGTGGGTACGCTGATGAGCATTATCACCGAGTACTACACGGCCATGGGCAAGCGCCCGGTAAACAGCATCGTGCAGCAAAGCAGCACCGGCCACGCTACCACTGTCATCGGTGGCCTGGCCGTGGGCATGGAGTCCACCGTGCTGCCCATCATTGTGCTGGCGGCGGGCATCGTGCTGTCATTTGAGTTTGCGGGCCTTTACGGGGTAGCCATTGCCGCCGCCGGTATGATGGCTACCACCGCCATGCAGCTGGCCATTGACGCCTTCGGCCCCATTGCCGACAACGCCGGCGGTATTGCCGAAATGAGCGAGCTGCCCAAGGAAGTACGTGAGCGGACCGACATTCTCGACGCCGTGGGCAATACCACCGCCGCCACCGGTAAAGGCTTTGCCATTGCCTCGGCAGCCCTTACCTCCCTGGCTTTGTTTGCCGCCTTCATGGGTACGGCCAACATTTCCAGCATCGACATCAGTAATGCCCGGGTGCTGGCCGGCCTGTTCGTGGGCGCCATGATTCCCTTTATCTTCTCGGCCCTGGCTATTTCGGCCGTGGGCCGGGCCGCTATGGCCATGGTGCAGGAAGTGCGCCGGCAGTTTCGCGAGATTCCCGGCATTATGGAAGGCACCGGCCGGCCCGAATACGAGAAGTGCGTGGCTATTTCCACCCAAGCCGCTATTCGGGAAATGATGCTGCCCGGCGCCATTGCCCTGATTGTACCCATCATTATCGGTTTTGCCTTCGGCCCCGAAGTGCTAGGTGGCACGCTGGCCGGCGTCACGGTGTCGGGGGTGCTGATGGCCATGTTCCAGAGCAACGCCGGCGGGGCCTGGGACAACGCCAAGAAGTCGTTCGAAAAGGGGGTGCTGGTCAACGGCAAGATGGAATACAAAGGCTCCGATGCCCACAAGGCCTCCGTCACCGGCGACACCGTCGGCGACCCGTTCAAGGATACTTCCGGCCCTTCCATGAACATTCTGATTAAGCTCATGTCCATCGTTTCGCTGGTCATTGCGCCCCACATTGCCGCCCCCGAGCGCGGAATGGCGCCCCGGCCCGTGGAGCGCCCTGCCCTGCAACTGGAGCCCAAAGTGCGCTACGCCGAGCTGGCCCCGGAAGCTACTCAGGCGCTGCTGGTGCTGCTGCGCGAAACCCGCTAA
- a CDS encoding ABC transporter permease — protein sequence MEKIWLIIQREYLTRVRKKSFLIVSMLAPLLLAGTTLGIAKLNAPSSADEVAVYDESGLGVVSRLTSTEDTRFVPATGASPEAATAAFKKSKPKQAALLVFSKDFSLDNNSGVRLLANGNMSLKRQQNIRKAVNKAVGELKLTRSGLNQTTIDNLKADVDLKAVDLSQQGGRENNAGLTTAAAYVLSILVYMFIFIYGVQVMRGVAEEKSNRIMEVMVSSVKPFQLMMGKILGIAAVVLTQFAIWLALSYGITTVVAPLLMKPAKAPATTSVSATTAPPAADATVAAADAPAAPQPGSTPNLWSMLEGLPLGSIFGGFLFFFLGGYLLYSSLFAAIGAAVDDQTDAQQFMFPVTIPLILSYIVSINVVINGTQMVRWLSGYR from the coding sequence ATGGAAAAAATCTGGCTTATCATTCAGCGCGAATACCTGACGCGGGTCCGTAAAAAAAGCTTCCTCATTGTTTCGATGCTGGCTCCTCTGCTGCTGGCCGGCACCACCCTGGGCATTGCCAAGCTCAACGCCCCGAGCTCGGCCGACGAGGTAGCCGTGTACGACGAAAGCGGGCTGGGCGTGGTTTCCCGCCTGACCAGCACCGAGGATACCCGCTTCGTGCCCGCCACCGGCGCGTCGCCGGAAGCGGCTACGGCCGCCTTTAAGAAGTCCAAGCCCAAGCAGGCGGCTTTGCTGGTTTTCTCGAAAGACTTTAGCCTCGACAATAACAGCGGCGTGCGGCTCCTGGCCAATGGCAATATGAGTTTGAAGCGGCAGCAAAACATTCGTAAAGCCGTGAACAAGGCGGTAGGGGAGCTGAAGCTGACCCGTTCGGGCCTCAACCAAACCACCATCGACAACCTCAAGGCCGACGTGGACCTCAAGGCCGTGGACCTTTCCCAGCAGGGCGGCCGCGAAAACAACGCGGGCCTGACCACGGCCGCGGCCTACGTTCTGTCGATTCTGGTGTACATGTTCATTTTCATCTACGGCGTGCAGGTAATGCGGGGCGTGGCTGAAGAAAAGTCGAACCGCATCATGGAAGTTATGGTCTCGTCGGTGAAGCCCTTCCAGCTCATGATGGGCAAGATTCTGGGCATTGCCGCCGTGGTTCTCACCCAGTTTGCCATCTGGCTGGCCTTGTCCTACGGCATTACTACCGTGGTGGCGCCCCTGCTGATGAAACCCGCCAAGGCCCCGGCTACCACTTCCGTGTCGGCAACCACCGCGCCGCCGGCCGCCGATGCCACCGTAGCGGCAGCTGATGCCCCAGCGGCCCCGCAGCCAGGCAGCACGCCCAACCTGTGGAGTATGCTGGAGGGCTTGCCCCTGGGCAGCATCTTCGGTGGCTTCCTGTTCTTTTTCCTGGGTGGCTACCTGCTCTACTCGTCCCTGTTTGCCGCCATCGGCGCGGCCGTCGACGACCAGACCGATGCCCAGCAGTTTATGTTTCCGGTTACCATTCCGCTCATTCTGAGCTATATCGTCAGCATCAACGTGGTTATCAACGGGACCCAAATGGTCCGCTGGCTTTCTGGCTATCGATGA